A stretch of Thermosinus carboxydivorans Nor1 DNA encodes these proteins:
- a CDS encoding carbon starvation CstA family protein yields the protein MNSINLLVVAVCVYFLAYRYYSAFIAAKVLALNDNYVTPAYRCNDGREFVPTNKWVLFGHHFAAIAGAGPLVGPVLAAQYGWGPGFMWILLGSVFAGAVHDFIILFASVRHGGQSLAVIARREVGPITGITTSLSILFIIIVALAGLAIVVVNALFKNPWGVYTLFMTIPIAIVVGLYMFKICPGSIRSGSLVGFILVLLAVFTGHYIPGSAWAEVFTLTKQQLSIALPLYGFIAAVLPVWLLLAPRDYLSSYMKIGTVVALALGILIVQPTVNMPMTTRFVDGGGPIIPGPVWPYVFITIACGAISGFHSLISSGTTPKMLELETQARLIAYGGMLTEGFVATMALISAVVLMPGDYFAINTPAAVFAKLNMPIVELKQLSQLVNMDVAHRPGGAVSLAVGMAHIFSSIGGMKHLMSYWYQFAIMFEALFILTTIDAGTRVARYILQDIIGTYLYAPLKQTNWWPGILFTSAVVTYAWGYLVYSGDVASIWPLFGVANQLLAVVALALGTTVILKVAPKKSYHWVTTAPLAFLSVTVISAGVMNVGMFYKRGDTLGNINGTVSIVLIALVVITLLDSFRTWSRLLKTEKPEGMNVEVQPVCRIDGPIKPNIPS from the coding sequence ATGAATTCAATTAATTTGCTTGTTGTTGCCGTATGCGTGTATTTTCTGGCCTATCGCTATTATTCGGCATTTATTGCCGCCAAAGTGTTGGCCCTTAATGACAACTATGTAACGCCGGCATATCGCTGCAACGACGGCAGGGAATTTGTCCCCACCAACAAATGGGTTTTGTTTGGGCATCACTTTGCCGCCATAGCTGGCGCCGGTCCGCTTGTCGGCCCTGTTTTGGCTGCCCAGTACGGGTGGGGACCCGGTTTTATGTGGATTTTGCTTGGTTCGGTTTTTGCCGGCGCCGTTCATGACTTTATCATTCTTTTTGCTTCCGTTCGTCATGGCGGACAATCGCTGGCGGTTATCGCCCGTCGTGAAGTCGGTCCCATCACGGGTATAACCACTTCTTTATCCATTTTGTTTATTATCATCGTAGCTCTGGCAGGTTTGGCGATCGTTGTCGTCAACGCTCTCTTTAAAAATCCGTGGGGCGTATATACATTGTTCATGACGATCCCGATTGCTATTGTCGTCGGTCTGTACATGTTCAAAATCTGTCCTGGCTCCATTCGTTCCGGTTCGCTTGTCGGCTTTATCTTAGTATTGTTGGCAGTGTTTACCGGCCACTATATTCCCGGTTCTGCCTGGGCGGAAGTCTTCACTCTCACCAAGCAGCAGCTATCCATCGCTCTGCCGCTGTACGGGTTCATTGCCGCCGTCCTGCCGGTCTGGCTGCTCTTGGCGCCGCGCGACTACCTCAGCTCTTATATGAAAATCGGTACGGTTGTGGCCTTGGCCTTGGGCATCCTGATTGTACAGCCCACTGTCAATATGCCGATGACTACCCGCTTCGTCGATGGCGGCGGACCGATTATTCCTGGGCCCGTTTGGCCGTATGTTTTCATTACCATCGCTTGCGGCGCCATTTCTGGCTTTCATTCACTGATCAGTTCCGGTACTACCCCGAAAATGCTGGAACTGGAAACGCAAGCCCGCTTAATTGCCTATGGCGGCATGCTTACCGAAGGCTTTGTGGCCACTATGGCCCTTATTTCCGCTGTCGTACTTATGCCTGGCGACTATTTCGCCATCAATACGCCGGCCGCCGTATTTGCCAAACTAAATATGCCGATAGTTGAGCTCAAGCAATTGTCGCAGCTTGTCAACATGGATGTAGCACACCGGCCCGGCGGCGCTGTCTCGCTTGCAGTGGGCATGGCGCATATCTTCTCCAGTATCGGTGGCATGAAGCATTTGATGAGCTACTGGTATCAGTTTGCGATTATGTTTGAAGCTCTCTTCATCTTAACTACGATTGACGCCGGTACCCGCGTCGCCAGGTATATTCTCCAGGATATCATCGGCACCTATCTGTATGCGCCGCTGAAGCAGACCAACTGGTGGCCCGGCATCCTGTTTACCAGCGCTGTTGTAACCTATGCGTGGGGCTATTTAGTGTATAGCGGGGACGTAGCCAGCATCTGGCCGCTCTTTGGTGTAGCCAACCAGCTTCTGGCGGTTGTCGCTCTTGCTCTTGGCACTACCGTAATCCTGAAAGTTGCTCCCAAGAAATCTTATCATTGGGTAACGACTGCACCGCTGGCTTTTCTGTCCGTTACCGTAATTTCCGCCGGCGTTATGAATGTCGGTATGTTCTATAAACGCGGCGATACGCTCGGCAATATCAATGGTACAGTAAGCATTGTCCTCATCGCCCTGGTTGTCATTACACTGCTCGACTCTTTCCGTACTTGGAGTAGACTGCTTAAGACGGAAAAACCGGAAGGCATGAACGTGGAGGTACAGCCTGTCTGCCGTATCGACGGCCCGATCAAACCCAATATTCCGAGCTAA
- a CDS encoding LytTR family DNA-binding domain-containing protein: MQELQAKLEEQQFFRSHRAYLVNIEKIREIIPWFNGTYNLVVDGLTHTEIPVSRQQAPKLRKLFDI, translated from the coding sequence CTGCAGGAACTGCAGGCAAAACTTGAGGAACAGCAGTTTTTCCGCAGTCATCGTGCTTATCTGGTGAACATCGAAAAAATTCGCGAGATTATTCCCTGGTTTAACGGCACTTATAACCTTGTTGTGGACGGACTAACCCATACTGAAATCCCTGTTAGCCGTCAACAGGCACCTAAATTGCGGAAACTTTTTGATATATGA
- a CDS encoding LytR/AlgR family response regulator transcription factor: MNEGNRPIRVMIVDDEEPARNEIRYLLERFSDIVVVAEAESGKQALRAITRTQPHLLFLDIEMPGMNGIDLASRIIEAGISPFLVFATAHEEFAVKAFDVNATDYLLKPFSQERLEKCINRVRGLLVTRMTMAVQTPAHSRKETEYALCTKQRLAVEYNGKMIILNVDDIIMACCNDGQVVIHTREKAIHAISRCRNCRQNLRNSSFSAVIVLIW; this comes from the coding sequence GTGAACGAAGGAAACAGGCCTATACGGGTCATGATTGTCGACGATGAGGAGCCAGCCCGCAATGAGATTCGTTACCTGTTGGAACGTTTTTCTGACATAGTAGTTGTCGCCGAGGCAGAAAGTGGTAAACAGGCGTTACGGGCAATAACCCGTACTCAACCTCACCTACTTTTTTTGGATATCGAAATGCCGGGGATGAACGGTATAGATTTGGCAAGTAGAATTATCGAGGCCGGAATTTCGCCGTTTCTGGTTTTTGCCACCGCGCACGAAGAATTTGCCGTAAAAGCCTTTGACGTTAATGCGACTGACTATCTGCTCAAACCATTTTCACAAGAGCGGCTGGAAAAATGTATCAATCGTGTTCGAGGGTTGCTCGTGACGAGAATGACGATGGCTGTACAAACCCCTGCCCACTCCCGCAAAGAGACAGAATATGCACTCTGTACCAAACAGCGCTTGGCTGTAGAGTACAACGGCAAAATGATTATCCTGAATGTTGACGATATTATCATGGCCTGCTGTAATGATGGTCAGGTAGTCATTCATACGCGTGAGAAGGCTATACATGCAATCTCACGCTGCAGGAACTGCAGGCAAAACTTGAGGAACAGCAGTTTTTCCGCAGTCATCGTGCTTATCTGGTGA